The region CCCGGCTTCAACCTGGATTCCTCGTGTCCTGGCCTACTCTGGATACTGCTACCTAAGAACGCCTTGTCGCATACAAGGCTATCACTTTCTATGGCTTACCTTTCCAGGTAACTCTGCTAAAGCGTTCTCTTGGATGTTGCAGTCCTCAACCCCGAATGCAAGCACTCGGTTTGCCCTTTTCCCCGTTCGCTCGCCACTACTTAGGGAATCTCGTTGATTTCTTTTCCTCTAGTTACTGAGATGTTTCACTTCACTAGGTTCGCTCTCTATTAAAGAGTAACTAATATCTCTATTAGTTGGGTTGCCCCATTCGGACATCTACGCATCAAAGCTCCTTGACAGCTCCGCATAGCTTATCGCAGTCTAGTACGTCCTTCATCGCCTCTCTTTGGCAAGGCATCCGCCATCTGCTCTTAAAAGCTTGTTTTAAATTTTAAAATATCCTTTAAAACCCGCCCTTTTATAATGAATAACGACAATTGCACGAATATTCTTCAGCGCTACCACTGCCTTAATGAATATAAGACAGAGTTATTGTAGTTTTACTTTACTTTTACATAGGCTATTAACAATGTTAAATCAAATAACTTCGTTTTCTTTAAAAACTTGCTATAATCGCTCTTGAATGTTAAACCCTTTAAGAAGACTAAAAATGCTTGATCCCTAATCTTTTTTGATCGCCAAGTTTAATCAGCTAGTGGGCTTTATATTAAAGCTTTTAGCTTTTAGAACTTGCTTGAGTGGTTTCAAATTAAAGAACTTTTAAAGCTTGTCTTTAAAAACGAAATGTAATTATAGACATGTAATGCTTAAAGTTTGCTTAAAGTTTTTGGAATGTGAAAGAAATTTTAGAGTTTGAAAGAAAATTGAGAGTCGGAAAGGAATTTTAGAGTTTGGAAGGAATTTTAGAGTTTGGAAGGAATGGATAAAAGTTATTGGAAATGATTGGGGAGTGATTGGAATTAAGGGGGTAGAGAATAAAGCTTTAAAATAAAACACATCATTAAATCAAACACATCGTTAAATTAAATCAAACATATCATTAAATAAAACAAATGCATCATAAAATAAAAACAAATGCATCACCATTTAAAATAAGATAAAAACGCATCATCATTTAAAATAAGATAAAACGCACCATTAACCATTGATTAAATACCACTAGATACAACACTCTAAGTCATCTTTTTTTACAAAAAAGGGGTAGAAATGGCATTCAATCATTCAACCATTCAATCATTCAACCATTCAATCATTCAATCATTCAATCACCCAAGCAATCAAGTAATCAAGTAACGCTACCATAACTTTTACCAAAACCGATTTAAAAATCTTTTACCTTTTATTATTCCCTCTATTATTAACCTTTTCATTAACCCACACCGCAATCTTTTTAAAGAATTTGATTCCATAAGCCCCATTTTTAAACCAGTGGGGCTTACAGAGTTAAATTCAAAGGAGAGACGATGGCTCAGTTAGAAGATTTGAAAGCGCATGAAAAATACAATTTGTTGTTGTGCATGGTTTCAGGCGCGTATAAAGGAACCATTCCAGGAAATGAGGATTTTAAAGAGTGGTGCGATGAATGCACTTTGACAGGTTTTCGTCCAAGAATGGGCAAAGCGGCTCAGCACAAGCATTTTGAACTCATGCGTAAAGCGGATTATATCATTGGCATTGTGAATGAGGATTCAACGACTAGAGGGACTGAAGTCCAACGGAGCGTTTTTGCCCTAAAGATTGACCATTACACTATTGGGATTGATGAAGAGGGAGCACTAAAGGTTGAGGGCGTTTGCACTCAAAAAGGGAGCCAAGAATACGAAGAATTAGTCAATAAAAACACTTGGCATTTCACGCACAGCACCCGACTTGGACAACCAAAATTGATTGAGCGAAAAAATTAAAGAATTATGGGTTTTTACCCATAAATTTATGAAAGGATTTTAATGGAATTGTTAAATTTAGACGGAGTGATTGAAAAAGGCGTGCTTGAAATCCCCAGCTATCAAAGGGGGTATGCATGGCAGGATAGGCAATTGAAGGATTTTTGGAACGATTTAGAGCATGTCTCTAAGCTGGGAGATAAATTCCATTACATGCATAGTTTAACCTTAAGAGAGACTGAAAATGAGCTTGAAAGCAGCGCGTTTGAAATCATAGACGGCCAGCAACGATTGGCTACAAGCCTGATTTTACTGGGTCTTTTAGCCAAGATTACCCAAAACAAAGACCCAAAGTATTCTTTAATCAACCTTGAACCCATTCTGTCCTATAAGTATTATGGTTTGAGTGAAGCTTTTAGGGCGATCACTGAAGAAGAAAAGGATCTGGAAGCGTTCAAAACTTCTTTTTACGCTAAAAATCTTATTGAGGCTTATGCATTTTTTCAAGAAAAAATCAGCAATACGCCCATTGAAGCGCTTGAAAAAATGTTTGACGCCCTTATAAAGAAAATGCTTTTTAGCGTGGTGGGATTGAACGATAACAGGATCGATCCCTTCAGCTCTTTTGAAACGATTAACAATCGTGGTAAAGATCTATCCACTCTGGAATTGCTAAAAAACCGCTTGCATTTTGTGTCGCACAAGATTTGCGATGAAGAAGATTTAGAAAATCTTCAACAAGAAATCAATGACACTTACACTAAGATTTATCACGATTTGAGGCAGTTTGAAGACGATGATTTAGAGAGGTTTTTAAAGCATTTTGTAGCGTATTATTATGGCGAGAACAGCAACAAGTTTAAAGAAAGGTTATTGGAAATGGAATTTGACGCCCATAAAAAATACGACGACCTATATGACGAATATGAAAAAATAAATGATTTGTTACTTTATCTTTCTTATTCTTCTAAGGTTTGGGTTTTTTTACACATGCCTAATGATAAAGAACTTGATAAAGAACTTGAGATTGAAATCACGCCTAAAATGCGCGGCTTGTTAGACAAGATGCGGCGCTTAAACGCTTTGAGTGCCAACGCTTTTCTGCCCTTATTGCTCTCTCTTTTAACCATCCAGCTTGCTGTAAGAAGTGGCAGTGAACGGCATTACACCACCAAAGAATTAGAGGGCTTATTAGAATATTTGGAGCGTTTCGGGTTTTTGATCTATGGGGTTGCTGGCAAGGATACGGCTAAAAAAGAATGGATTAGATTAGCCTTCAAAGCGATTCAAGCGTGTAGATTTTGGGGAGATAAAATAATCATTGAAGATCTCCCAACGCTAGAAAAAGATTTTTTCAAGGGAGAGCATAGTGGCTTAAAACTGCTTGAGAATAATATTAATTTTAATAATGCTAAAAAATGGTATGAGTGGAAAAATGCGCTGAATTACTTGCTTTATGAATACGAGCTATACCATAACCCTGAAACGACTCTGAATTTTGATAGCAGTATAGAAAGCATTGAGCATATCTTGCCCCAAAAACCCGATCAAGGCTATAGCGCTAAAGAAAAAAGTTGGGCTAAAAACCCCCATATCGTGCATGCTTTAGGGAACTTGCTCTTAATTCCTAAAAACGCTAACAGCTCTTTAAGCAACAAGCCTTTTGATGAAAAAAGAAAGGCATACCTGAAAGGCTCTTATAGTGAAAAAGAAGTGGCTAAAAACGCTTCTTTTGGAGTCGTGCAAATCAAAGAAAGGAGTGAAAAATTATTAGACTTTTTAATCGCTCGTTATCGTATCGCTGAATTGGTAGGTGAAAGCACCATTAAAGCTTTTAAAAACGCTCTTTTGAAAGACATTAAATGATGCGATCACTCAAAATAAGGGGGCGTTTGAAAAACGCCCACCCCACAACAAGGAAGAACAAGCCATGCCAAAAAGATAAAGAACATTAAAAAACATTGAACGGACAATTATAGCGGATTTTAAAACAAATTTTTACCAAGGAGTATTTTATGGGTTTTCAAAATGAAAATAAATTAAAACTAGGCGCGTTAGTCAAAGCCACAATCAATAACAAAGTGGTGGAGGCTAAAGTCATTAGCATTGGGTTTAATCGTGTAACCTTGAGGAGTCAAAAAGGCAACGAAGCCACATACGCTTTCAATAGCGATAAGTTCTTAAAGTGGTTCAATAAAGTTCCATTGACCGAGCATATGAGACTTCACGCTGAAAAAAGCGGAGAGGATTTGTTAAAAGGGATTAAAATCGTTACGAGCGGTCCGAGTGTTAAGGAAAGGA is a window of Helicobacter pylori NQ4053 DNA encoding:
- a CDS encoding DUF262 domain-containing protein → MELLNLDGVIEKGVLEIPSYQRGYAWQDRQLKDFWNDLEHVSKLGDKFHYMHSLTLRETENELESSAFEIIDGQQRLATSLILLGLLAKITQNKDPKYSLINLEPILSYKYYGLSEAFRAITEEEKDLEAFKTSFYAKNLIEAYAFFQEKISNTPIEALEKMFDALIKKMLFSVVGLNDNRIDPFSSFETINNRGKDLSTLELLKNRLHFVSHKICDEEDLENLQQEINDTYTKIYHDLRQFEDDDLERFLKHFVAYYYGENSNKFKERLLEMEFDAHKKYDDLYDEYEKINDLLLYLSYSSKVWVFLHMPNDKELDKELEIEITPKMRGLLDKMRRLNALSANAFLPLLLSLLTIQLAVRSGSERHYTTKELEGLLEYLERFGFLIYGVAGKDTAKKEWIRLAFKAIQACRFWGDKIIIEDLPTLEKDFFKGEHSGLKLLENNINFNNAKKWYEWKNALNYLLYEYELYHNPETTLNFDSSIESIEHILPQKPDQGYSAKEKSWAKNPHIVHALGNLLLIPKNANSSLSNKPFDEKRKAYLKGSYSEKEVAKNASFGVVQIKERSEKLLDFLIARYRIAELVGESTIKAFKNALLKDIK